The Novosphingobium kaempferiae genome includes a window with the following:
- the rpoB gene encoding DNA-directed RNA polymerase subunit beta → MATKPIDTAPLVRTAKKRIRKIFGDIHEVVQMPNLIEVQRESYEQFLRSDPSTGYVSGLEKTLRSVFPIRDFAGTSELDFVHYELEEPKYDVTECRQRGITYAAPMKVTLRLIVFEVDAETETRSVLDIKEQDVYMGDMPLMTENGTFFINGTERVIVSQMHRSPGVLFDHDRGKTHASGKYLFAARVIPYRGSWLDFEFDAKDIVNVRIDRKRKLPVTSLLYALGLDSEAILNHFYSTMSWKRGSGGWQLPYAAEAWRGAKPTFDIVDAKSGEVVFPAGTKISPRAANKAQKDGLEELLLPTEEIFGRYSARDLIDESTGRIYIEAGDEVSPENLEALDKAGFDQIELLDIDEVNTGPWIRNTMKADKAEGRDMGLEAIYKVMRPGEPPTKETAESLFDGLFFDADRYDLSAVGRVKMNMRLGLDAEDTVTTLRVEDILAVVKELVGLKDGKGEIDDIDNLGNRRVRSVGELLENQYRVGLLRMERAVKERMSSVDVSTVMPNDLINAKPAVAAVREFFGSSQLSQFMDQTNPLSEVTHKRRVSALGPGGLTRERAGFEVRDVHPTHYGRICPIETPEGPNIGLINSLSTFARVNKYGFIETPYRKVIDGKVTKDVVYLSAMEEQKHTVAQASAELTGDGSFVEELVSARQNGEFVMSPRDQITLMDVSPKQLVSVAASLIPFLENDDANRALMGSNMQRQAVPLVKADAPYVGTGMEETVARDSGAAISALRAGIVDQVDATRIVIRASGDIEPGKSGVDIYRLQKFERSNQSTCINQRPLVKVGELVEAGTIIADGPSTEFGELALGRNVLVAFMPWNGYNYEDSILISERIVKDDVFTSIHIDEFEVMARDTKLGPEDITRDIPNVGEEALRNLDEAGIVYVGAEVHPGDILVGKITPKGESPMTPEEKLLRAIFGEKASDVRDTSLRLPPGVSGTIVDVRVFNRHGIEVDDRTRAIQNEEIERLAKDREDERAILNRATYNRLKDMLLGQVATAAPKGLKKGVEITDEVLDEVERHEWWKFAVADDHVQGQLEAVKTQYDLTVKAIQEKFEDRKEKLERGDELAPGVLKMVKVFVAVKRKLQPGDKMAGRHGNKGIISRILPLEDMPFLEDGTPVDFVMNPLGVPSRMNVGQIFETHLGWAARGLGKRIGEALDAWRAANPNPVAGQPPEAVREMLTEIYGDNYAADIASRTDDQIVEFADSVRKGVPMGSPVFDGAVEKDVSDMLKLAGLDESGQVDLFDGRTGDRFDRKVTVGMKYVLKLHHLVDDKIHARSIGPYSLVTQQPLGGKAQFGGQRFGEMEVWALQAYGAAYTLQEMLTVKSDDVVGRTKVYEAIVKGDDTFEAGIPESFNVLVKEMRSLGLNVELSSLDNDEDDDGVALAAE, encoded by the coding sequence ATGGCCACCAAGCCCATCGACACCGCTCCGCTGGTGCGCACTGCGAAGAAGCGCATCCGCAAGATCTTCGGCGACATCCACGAAGTCGTCCAGATGCCCAACCTGATCGAAGTCCAGCGTGAGAGCTACGAGCAGTTCCTCCGCTCGGATCCCTCGACGGGCTACGTCTCGGGCCTCGAGAAGACCCTGCGCTCGGTGTTCCCGATCCGCGACTTCGCGGGCACCAGCGAGCTGGACTTCGTTCACTACGAGCTGGAAGAGCCCAAGTACGACGTGACCGAATGCCGCCAGCGCGGCATCACCTACGCCGCGCCGATGAAGGTCACGCTGCGCCTCATCGTGTTCGAGGTCGACGCCGAGACCGAGACCCGCTCGGTCCTCGATATCAAGGAGCAGGACGTCTACATGGGCGACATGCCCCTGATGACGGAGAACGGCACCTTCTTCATCAACGGCACCGAGCGCGTCATCGTCTCGCAGATGCACCGCTCGCCGGGCGTCCTGTTCGACCATGACCGCGGCAAGACCCACGCCTCGGGCAAGTACCTCTTCGCCGCCCGCGTGATCCCGTACCGCGGTTCGTGGCTGGACTTCGAGTTCGACGCCAAGGACATCGTCAACGTCCGCATCGACCGCAAGCGCAAGCTGCCCGTGACCTCGCTGCTCTACGCGCTGGGTCTCGACAGCGAGGCGATCCTCAACCACTTCTACTCGACGATGTCGTGGAAGCGCGGCAGCGGCGGCTGGCAGCTGCCCTACGCCGCCGAGGCATGGCGCGGTGCGAAGCCGACTTTCGACATCGTCGACGCCAAGTCGGGCGAGGTCGTGTTCCCCGCCGGCACCAAGATCAGCCCCCGCGCCGCCAACAAGGCGCAGAAGGACGGTCTGGAAGAGCTGCTGCTCCCGACCGAGGAAATCTTCGGCCGCTACTCGGCGCGCGACCTGATCGACGAGTCGACCGGCCGCATCTACATCGAGGCCGGCGACGAAGTGTCGCCCGAGAACCTCGAGGCGCTCGACAAGGCGGGCTTCGACCAGATCGAACTGCTCGACATCGACGAGGTCAACACCGGTCCCTGGATCCGCAACACCATGAAGGCCGACAAGGCCGAAGGTCGCGACATGGGTCTGGAAGCGATCTACAAGGTCATGCGTCCGGGCGAACCGCCGACGAAGGAGACCGCCGAGTCCCTGTTCGACGGCCTGTTCTTCGACGCCGACCGCTACGACCTCTCGGCCGTGGGCCGCGTCAAGATGAACATGCGCCTCGGCCTCGACGCCGAGGACACCGTCACCACCCTGCGCGTCGAGGACATCCTCGCCGTGGTGAAGGAGCTTGTCGGCCTGAAGGACGGCAAGGGCGAGATCGACGACATCGACAACCTCGGCAACCGTCGCGTGCGTTCGGTGGGCGAGCTGCTGGAGAACCAGTACCGCGTCGGCCTGCTCCGCATGGAGCGCGCCGTGAAAGAGCGCATGTCGTCGGTGGACGTGTCGACGGTCATGCCGAACGACCTCATCAACGCCAAGCCCGCCGTGGCCGCAGTGCGTGAGTTCTTCGGTTCCTCGCAGCTCTCGCAGTTCATGGACCAGACCAACCCGCTCTCGGAAGTCACCCACAAGCGCCGCGTCTCGGCGCTCGGGCCGGGCGGTCTCACCCGTGAGCGTGCCGGCTTCGAAGTCCGCGACGTTCACCCGACCCACTACGGCCGCATCTGCCCGATCGAGACGCCGGAAGGCCCGAACATCGGTCTGATCAACTCGCTGTCGACCTTCGCCCGCGTCAACAAGTACGGCTTCATCGAGACGCCGTACCGCAAGGTGATCGACGGCAAGGTGACCAAGGACGTCGTCTACCTCTCGGCGATGGAAGAGCAGAAGCACACCGTCGCGCAGGCTTCGGCCGAACTGACCGGTGACGGCTCGTTCGTCGAGGAACTCGTCTCGGCTCGCCAGAACGGCGAATTCGTGATGAGCCCGCGCGACCAGATCACGCTGATGGACGTTTCGCCCAAGCAGCTCGTTTCGGTCGCCGCCTCGCTCATTCCGTTCCTGGAAAACGACGACGCCAACCGCGCTCTCATGGGCTCGAACATGCAGCGTCAGGCCGTGCCGCTCGTCAAGGCCGATGCGCCTTACGTCGGCACCGGCATGGAAGAGACCGTGGCCCGCGATTCGGGCGCCGCGATCTCGGCCCTGCGTGCGGGCATCGTCGACCAGGTCGACGCGACCCGTATCGTCATCCGCGCCTCGGGCGACATCGAGCCCGGCAAGTCGGGCGTCGACATCTACCGCCTGCAGAAGTTCGAGCGTTCGAACCAGTCGACCTGCATCAACCAGCGTCCGCTGGTGAAGGTGGGCGAACTGGTCGAGGCCGGCACGATCATCGCCGACGGCCCGTCGACCGAGTTCGGCGAGCTGGCGCTGGGCCGCAACGTGCTCGTCGCGTTCATGCCCTGGAACGGCTACAACTACGAAGACTCCATCCTCATCTCCGAGCGCATCGTGAAGGACGACGTGTTCACGTCGATCCACATCGACGAGTTCGAGGTGATGGCCCGCGACACCAAGCTCGGGCCGGAAGACATCACCCGCGACATCCCGAACGTCGGCGAGGAAGCCCTGCGCAACCTCGACGAAGCGGGCATCGTCTACGTGGGCGCCGAAGTGCACCCGGGTGACATCCTCGTCGGCAAGATCACGCCGAAGGGCGAAAGCCCGATGACGCCGGAAGAGAAGCTCCTGCGCGCCATCTTCGGCGAGAAGGCTTCGGACGTCCGCGACACCTCGCTGCGCCTGCCGCCGGGCGTTTCGGGCACCATCGTCGACGTGCGCGTCTTCAACCGTCACGGCATCGAGGTCGACGACCGTACCCGCGCGATCCAGAACGAGGAAATCGAACGCCTCGCCAAGGACCGTGAGGACGAGCGCGCGATCCTCAACCGCGCCACCTACAACCGTCTGAAGGACATGCTCCTCGGCCAGGTCGCGACTGCCGCGCCCAAGGGCCTCAAGAAGGGCGTCGAGATCACGGACGAGGTGCTGGACGAGGTCGAGCGTCACGAGTGGTGGAAGTTCGCGGTCGCCGACGACCACGTTCAGGGCCAGCTCGAAGCGGTCAAGACCCAGTACGACCTGACCGTCAAGGCGATCCAGGAGAAGTTCGAGGACCGCAAGGAGAAGCTGGAGCGCGGCGACGAGCTGGCTCCGGGCGTGCTCAAGATGGTCAAGGTCTTCGTCGCGGTGAAGCGCAAGCTGCAGCCGGGCGACAAGATGGCCGGCCGTCACGGCAACAAGGGTATCATCAGCCGCATCCTGCCGCTGGAGGACATGCCCTTCCTGGAAGACGGCACCCCCGTCGACTTCGTCATGAACCCGCTGGGCGTGCCTTCGCGCATGAACGTGGGCCAGATCTTCGAGACGCACCTTGGCTGGGCCGCACGCGGTCTGGGCAAGCGCATCGGCGAGGCGCTGGACGCATGGCGTGCCGCCAATCCGAACCCGGTCGCAGGCCAGCCGCCCGAGGCCGTCCGCGAGATGCTCACCGAGATCTACGGTGACAACTACGCGGCCGACATCGCCAGCCGTACCGACGACCAGATCGTCGAGTTCGCCGACTCCGTCCGCAAGGGCGTGCCGATGGGCTCGCCGGTGTTCGACGGCGCGGTGGAAAAGGACGTGTCCGACATGCTCAAGCTGGCGGGCCTCGACGAATCGGGTCAGGTTGACCTGTTCGACGGCCGCACCGGCGACCGCTTCGACCGCAAGGTCACGGTGGGCATGAAGTACGTGCTCAAGCTGCACCACCTTGTCGACGACAAGATCCACGCCCGTTCGATCGGTCCGTACTCGCTCGTCACCCAGCAGCCGCTGGGCGGTAAGGCGCAGTTCGGTGGCCAGCGCTTCGGTGAGATGGAGGTCTGGGCTCTCCAGGCCTACGGCGCGGCGTATACCCTGCAGGAAATGCTGACGGTGAAGTCGGACGACGTGGTCGGCCGCACCAAGGTCTACGAAGCGATCGTCAAGGGCGACGACACCTTCGAGGCCGGCATTCCCGAGAGCTTCAACGTTCTCGTCAAGGAAATGCGCTCGCTGGGTCTCAACGTCGAACTCTCCTCGCTCGACAACGACGAGGACGACGACGGCGTGGCGCTCGCGGCGGAGTAA
- a CDS encoding DUF2975 domain-containing protein: protein MRSITRDPLLAIARGVVFFSMGLCVLVGAIMTVLAPFMVFGRFDIMAKASGDVEGLTSQTFLAIGAVMLLVAVGAVLGFLFLRHLLRIIDSVGLGDPFVPINATRLAAMAWLTLAIEALTFPIGGLALWIARAFPEGHSDLQVGFSMSGLLLAVILFILARVFRKGAEMRADLEGMV from the coding sequence ATGCGTTCGATCACCCGCGATCCCCTGCTCGCCATCGCCCGTGGCGTGGTTTTCTTCTCCATGGGCCTATGCGTGCTCGTCGGTGCGATCATGACGGTCCTGGCCCCGTTCATGGTCTTCGGCCGGTTCGACATCATGGCCAAGGCCTCGGGCGACGTGGAGGGGCTCACCAGCCAGACCTTCCTCGCCATCGGCGCGGTCATGCTGCTCGTCGCGGTCGGCGCGGTGCTGGGGTTCCTGTTCCTGCGCCACCTGCTGCGGATCATCGACTCCGTCGGCCTCGGCGACCCGTTCGTGCCGATCAACGCCACGCGGCTTGCGGCGATGGCCTGGCTGACGCTTGCCATAGAAGCACTCACCTTCCCGATCGGCGGTCTGGCGCTGTGGATCGCGCGCGCCTTCCCCGAAGGCCATTCCGACCTTCAGGTGGGCTTTTCGATGAGCGGCCTGCTGCTGGCGGTGATCCTGTTCATCCTCGCCCGCGTCTTCCGCAAGGGTGCGGAAATGCGCGCCGACCTGGAAGGCATGGTGTGA